GGCACCTCGAAGATGGTGCCCGGCGGGGCGCCGGTGCGGCAGGCGTCGACGATGATCAGCTCCGTCGCCCCGTCGATCTGAAAAGCGACGTCCATCCCCGCGGTGCCGCCGTCCGCCAGGCGCACGCCGGGGGGCGGTCCCAGTTCCCACAGGCGGCGGATCAGCAGCGGGCCGACCCCGTCGTCGCTCCGGAGCAAGTTGCCGCAACCGATGATCACCGTCACGCCCGGACACCCCCTGCCTCACCGGCGCCAGCGCCCCTGCCCCCCCGGGCGGGCTCAGGGCGCACCGGGTCCCACCGTGAAGCGGGCCAGTTCCTTGTGCGTCCGGGCATCGTACGCATGAACGGTGCACACCAGGCAGGAGTCGTAGCTCTGGGCGATGTGAGCCAGTTCCACGGGATCCTCCGGATTGAGTACCGTGGCGCCGATCATCGCCGTCTCGATGGGACCGCGGTTGCCGTGGCGGTCGCGGGGCCCGATGTTCCAGGCCGTCGGGGTGATCACCTGATAGTTCTCGATCTTGCCGTCCTTGATCTGAATCCAGTCGGCCAGGGCTCCTCGCGCCGCCTCCGTGGCGCCGAAACCGCGCCCCTCTGGCAGCTCCTGCGGCTTGATGTAGAACTTCTCGTTCAAGTCCACCTGGGACAGCCACTGGCGCACCAGCCGGTAGTACTTGGCCGCCTCGTGCATACGGGCCAGCACGCGGACCATGACGCTGGGGCCGAGTTCCCGCACGATGTTGAGGAACAGGGGATCGTAATCCTGCCACGGCTCGGCGCCCGGCCGGCCCGCGATCACCTGGCGAGCCAGGGGGCCCGCTTCCAGCGAAACCTCCTCGCCCCCGGGTAGCATGTACCGCGGTGCCTTCGCCCACGTGTACTTGTCCTGCTTCTTGCCCTCCGCCGGATCGACGGGCTCCGTCACCCCTTCGAAGGGGTGCAACGAGGCGCTGCCCCGGAAGAAGGAGTGGGTGTGGTCCTCCCGCACCCGCGCCTGTTCGAAGTCGTGGAAGTCCTCGCCGTCGTATACGCCCGCCCGGGAGATCAGCGCCGCGTTGCGCCCCTCGATGTTCGGGTACCGGTACTTCTCAGGATGGAAGTAGGTGCCCATGGCCAGGTACCGCCCCGGGCCGGCGCCGTACTTGTCCAGGCCGATCTCCAGGCAGTAGCGGATGAAGAGGCCCAGGTCCGAGTCCCGGTGCTGGGGCTTCTCATCCAGCCAGCGCAACACGTCGTCCCAGGTCTCGTTCTCCAGCCAGCGGTCCACGGAGCAGCCCAGCCAGACCCCTTCCAGCCACGTCTCCCGGTAATACTCCAGGATCGAGATGGAACGCGTGATGTCCGACAGCGTGGGGCCGCACATCACACCCCCCGGGACCATAAAGCTGGAGTGGGGCCACTGGCCGCCGAAAATGGCGTAGATCTCCACGGGCTTGGCGGACGTAACCACGCCGACCTCGTAGCTGGTCCCGGTGAAGGGAGCCCACCGGCGGGCCACTTCTTCATACAACTTGGCGCGGGAATAGTTTCGGTGCGTCAGGCCGATGGCGAACAGGGCGTAGAACCAGCGCGGGATGCTTTGCAGCGTCTCGCAGGCCTGGGCGATGTTGCGGATCAAGGTCGCGTTGGGCGGCACCTCGGTCTGCCAGGCGGTGTCCAGGGCGTAGACGGCCTTGTACAGGTGGCTGCCACCGCAAATCCCGCAAATGCGCGGGGTCACGATCAGGCCGGCCTGCGGGTCCTTTCCTTTTAATATGATCTCGAACCCGCGGAACATGGTGGCTTCCGTCCAGGCGTCCACCACCACGCCGTCCTCGATGGCCACGCGGACGTCCAGGTCCCCTTCGACACGCCCCAGGGCGTGCACGTGCACATCCATCTTGGCACCCTGCGTACCCACGGAGTTTGCGCTCATGTCTTTCCCCCGCCTTCGTGTCAGATCCAGTCAGTCACCGGCCTCCATCCCGGTTCCCGGTGGTGGGCGGAGGGTTTCGCCCACCCGGATCACGCACCGCAGATCGCGCCCGGCAAGATCAAGGCACGAACATCTCCTCCCGGGCCCACTTCGGCGCCGCCGCCCGGGCAACGGCCGCATGCAGCGAGTAGCTGAGAGGATCGCTGCCCTGAGGAACCTCCCGGGGAATGGCGCCGAAGACCTTCTGGGTCTTGAACACGGTGCCCGGGGCCAGGTCGAAGAAGGGGAACTGGGGCTCGGTGCAGCCGATGCACGGCATGCCCGCCCGCGTCTTGGACGACTGCCGGTTCCAGAGGATGCGGTTGCAGGGCGAGTGGGTCAGCGGGCCGCGGCAACCATATTCGTAGAACAGGCACCCTTTGCGCGTGCCCTGGCCGAATTCCTCGACCGGCTCCTTCCATTCGAAGTACTGGACGCGGGTGCAGCCGGTCTGGGTGAAGGTCTTGAAGAAGGTCTGCGGGCGCTGCAGGTCGTCCAGCAGCACGTCCTGGGCCCGCCCGGTGGCGATGGCGACGAGGATCTGCGTCACCCAGTCGGGATGGGCGGGACAGCCCGGGATGTTGATCACCGGCAGGCCCGCCCGGGAGCGGAAGTCAGGGCCCAGGAACCCGCCCCGCTTCTCTTTGTGGAACTGCAATCCCGTGGACTCGCTGGGGTTGGGCGGCGTCGCGGGGATGCCTCCCCAGCAGGCGCAGTCCCCGACGGCCACCACGTACTGGGCGACCCCGGCCATCTCCCGCAGCCAGTCCTTCATGGGACGGCCCATGAACGTGTTGTAACGGCCTGTACCGTTGGGCCCCTGGATGACCGTTCCCTCGAAGACCAGGATGTCCAGCGGGATCTCTTCCCGCAGGACCGCTTCCAGGACCCGGCGCGCTTCCTCGCCGAACTCCATGGAGATGGAGTGGTGATAGAGGATGCGGATGCCGAAGTCCGTGACCAGGTCGACGACCGTCGGCTCCTCGGCGTTGAGGAACGACTGGGTGTTGCCGTTGCACGCCCCGCCGTGCAGCCAGACGAGGTTGGCCACTCCCAACCACCTCCGTACCTGCCTCGTGCCGCCCGGCGAGGAGGCTCGCCGGGTCCAGTCTCCTCCCATCAGCGACATTCCCCAGGGGCATGTGCCAGGGGCCCCCTCAGGGGCGCCCGCCCTCTTCGCCCCCCGGCGCGCCCGGAACCGCCGCCGGCGTGCGGCCGGCAGGAGCGTGTTCTTCCAGCCGGGAGAGCCATTCCGCCATGCCGGCGCCCGTCCGTGCGGAAACCTCCAGAACGGGAAGGTCGGGCCGCACCTGTTGCAGCGCCTCGTAGAAGGCGTGCCGGTCGAAGCCTACCGCCTCGGCCAGGTCGACCTTGGTCACGATGACCAGGTCGGCACCCAGGACGATGGTGGGGTATTTCAGAGGCTTGTCTTCGCCTTCCGCGACCGAGAAGAGGACCACCCGCAGGCTCTCGCCCAGGTCGTAGCTGGCCGGGCAGACCAGGTTGCCTACGTTCTCGATGAAGAGGAAGTCCAGCTCGGCGAGATCCCAGCCCTCCAGTGCCCGGCCGACCATCTCGGCCTCCAGGTGGCACACCGTGCCGGTGGTGATCTGCCGGACGGGCGCCCCGCTCTCCTGCAGGCGCCGGCCGTCGTTGTCGGTGGCCAGGTCGCCGACCAGCGCCGCCACGCGATACCGGTCCCGCAGGCGGATCAGCGTCTCCCTCAGCAGGGTGGTCTTGCCCGCTCCGGGGCTGGACACCAGGTTGACCGTGTAGACACCGGCCTGCCGGAACCGCTCCCGCAGTTCCCGGGCCAGGATATCGTTCTTCTTGAGCACGTTTTGCCGGAGCTCAACGATCCGGGGCGCCAAGCCCTTCCCCCTCCTCTCCCTCCAAGGCGAACAGCTCCAGTTCCCGTCCGTGGACGATCTCCGCAGTTCGCGTCCCGCACTCAGGGCACGCCATGGGCAGGGGCTCGGGTAACCGGCGGGGCTGCCGGCAACGCGGGCAGAAGATTTCGACCGGGACCTCTTCGATGGCGAGCCGCGCACCTTCCAGGGGGGTACCGGCGGTAACGATGTCGAAACAGAACAAAAGGGCATCCTTGACCACGCCCGCCAGAACGCCCAGGCGCACGTGTACGGCGCGGACCCGCGTCAAGCCCCGGCGCCGGGCCTCTTCCGCCGCCAGCTCGACCAGGTTCTGGGCGATGGACAGCTCGTGCATCGGTCAGAGTAGCCGCGCGCCATTCCTCTGGGCGCCATGTCTTTGCGCGCCGTTTCCCTGCAGGCCATTCCCCTGGGCGCCATTCCCCCGCTCGGCCAGTTCCCGCGAGAAGCTCTGGGCAAAGGCGAGGGCGAACTGGAGGGCCGGCTGCACGTCAGCGTCTCCCAGCGCGCGCAACAAACCGACCAGGCCGACGCGCTTGGTCTCCGCCCGGGAGACCTGTTCTGACGCCTCGACCATGGCCCGGGCCATATGGCCCACCACCGCCACCGAACGGGTGTCCAGGACGGCGGACCTGAACAGGGCCTGGACCTGCGGCGATTCGATGACCTCTTTGACCCCAGACAGGGCGCTGGAAAGGTCTTCCCACGGTGCCCGCGCCTGTCCGGCGCCGAGGTTCTTCCTTAACGTGATGATCGTTTCGTTGATGGAATCAGCGATCTCCGGCCCGCGGCGCAGGAATTGCTCGACCATTTCCAGGAGGAAAACCAGTTGGTCTAGCTTATCGAGCAGCCGCAGAAGTAGCTCCATTGTGCGGGGATCCGCGAGCCGTTCCATGAGCTGCTGCTCCAGGGGGTGTTCCTCTCGCGTGCGCTCAGCGACCGCCGCCATGATCCCCCTCCTTGGCGGGGTGAGCGTCCTGATGACGGCCCCAGGTCCGTCACCGTCCACGATCACCCAGCCGCTACCGATGTCGATACCATCTAGCCACACGCAACACGAAGAAGCGGTGTCGGGAGGAAAGTAATCCGCCGTATTCAGTTGTCAAAGGGCATTGTGTAAGAGATGGAACCGATCTACATAGGGTATGCATTTTAGGCCATAGTACTATTGACGTAGGTCATTGTCAATGGCTTCCTGGCCCTAGACTCAAAAGCGTGGGGCTGAGAAGGGGAAGGCGGTTGGCGAGCCAAAGGATTGGTAGCCAGTGTCAGACCCCGATGGGTGGTGTTCGTATGCGAGCGCTGGGTGCGTCTCGCCTAAGAACTCGCGCCGTAG
This is a stretch of genomic DNA from Thermaerobacter sp. PB12/4term. It encodes these proteins:
- a CDS encoding nickel-dependent hydrogenase large subunit; amino-acid sequence: MSANSVGTQGAKMDVHVHALGRVEGDLDVRVAIEDGVVVDAWTEATMFRGFEIILKGKDPQAGLIVTPRICGICGGSHLYKAVYALDTAWQTEVPPNATLIRNIAQACETLQSIPRWFYALFAIGLTHRNYSRAKLYEEVARRWAPFTGTSYEVGVVTSAKPVEIYAIFGGQWPHSSFMVPGGVMCGPTLSDITRSISILEYYRETWLEGVWLGCSVDRWLENETWDDVLRWLDEKPQHRDSDLGLFIRYCLEIGLDKYGAGPGRYLAMGTYFHPEKYRYPNIEGRNAALISRAGVYDGEDFHDFEQARVREDHTHSFFRGSASLHPFEGVTEPVDPAEGKKQDKYTWAKAPRYMLPGGEEVSLEAGPLARQVIAGRPGAEPWQDYDPLFLNIVRELGPSVMVRVLARMHEAAKYYRLVRQWLSQVDLNEKFYIKPQELPEGRGFGATEAARGALADWIQIKDGKIENYQVITPTAWNIGPRDRHGNRGPIETAMIGATVLNPEDPVELAHIAQSYDSCLVCTVHAYDARTHKELARFTVGPGAP
- a CDS encoding hydrogenase small subunit, which produces MANLVWLHGGACNGNTQSFLNAEEPTVVDLVTDFGIRILYHHSISMEFGEEARRVLEAVLREEIPLDILVFEGTVIQGPNGTGRYNTFMGRPMKDWLREMAGVAQYVVAVGDCACWGGIPATPPNPSESTGLQFHKEKRGGFLGPDFRSRAGLPVINIPGCPAHPDWVTQILVAIATGRAQDVLLDDLQRPQTFFKTFTQTGCTRVQYFEWKEPVEEFGQGTRKGCLFYEYGCRGPLTHSPCNRILWNRQSSKTRAGMPCIGCTEPQFPFFDLAPGTVFKTQKVFGAIPREVPQGSDPLSYSLHAAVARAAAPKWAREEMFVP
- the hypB gene encoding hydrogenase nickel incorporation protein HypB, which translates into the protein MAPRIVELRQNVLKKNDILARELRERFRQAGVYTVNLVSSPGAGKTTLLRETLIRLRDRYRVAALVGDLATDNDGRRLQESGAPVRQITTGTVCHLEAEMVGRALEGWDLAELDFLFIENVGNLVCPASYDLGESLRVVLFSVAEGEDKPLKYPTIVLGADLVIVTKVDLAEAVGFDRHAFYEALQQVRPDLPVLEVSARTGAGMAEWLSRLEEHAPAGRTPAAVPGAPGGEEGGRP
- the hypA gene encoding hydrogenase maturation nickel metallochaperone HypA, which translates into the protein MHELSIAQNLVELAAEEARRRGLTRVRAVHVRLGVLAGVVKDALLFCFDIVTAGTPLEGARLAIEEVPVEIFCPRCRQPRRLPEPLPMACPECGTRTAEIVHGRELELFALEGEEGEGLGAPDR
- a CDS encoding DUF1641 domain-containing protein, whose product is MAAVAERTREEHPLEQQLMERLADPRTMELLLRLLDKLDQLVFLLEMVEQFLRRGPEIADSINETIITLRKNLGAGQARAPWEDLSSALSGVKEVIESPQVQALFRSAVLDTRSVAVVGHMARAMVEASEQVSRAETKRVGLVGLLRALGDADVQPALQFALAFAQSFSRELAERGNGAQGNGLQGNGAQRHGAQRNGARLL